In the genome of Asterias amurensis chromosome 16, ASM3211899v1, one region contains:
- the LOC139948903 gene encoding partner of bursicon-like has product MDYTRTRPFLIISFLQCLLVVVTAQPQPQSLGLRRGGDPAWRGRPGRCVLTFQDIEVQRQVELLTGERAVCYGTVTASACEGECMSSSLSTLHSATGFIKNCTCCRETQMTSHTVVLSPCFDVDSGDLMAGAEFVEEFQQPSGCECQTCTIS; this is encoded by the exons ATGGATTATACCAGAACTAGACCCTTCCTCATCATCAGCTTTCTCCAATGTCTTCTAGTAGTAGTCACCGCCCAGCCCCAACCACAATCACTGGGTCTTCGACGGGGTGGGGACCCGGCCTGGCGTGGTCGGCCCGGACGCTGCGTGTTAACGTTTCAGGATATCGAAGTGCAGCGTCAGGTTGAGTTGCTGACCGGGGAAAGGGCGGTTTGTTACGGCACCGTTACGGCGTCAGCTTGCGAAGGGGAGTGTATGTCATCCTCGCTCTCTACTCTTCATAGTGCAACGGGTTTTATCAAG AACTGCACCTGTTGTCGTGAGACCCAGATGACGTCACACACCGTAGTCTTGTCTCCGTGCTTCGATGTGGACAGCGGCGATTTGATGGCGGGAGCGGAGTTTGTGGAAGAGTTCCAACAGCCGTCGGGTTGTGAATGTCAAACATGTACTATTTCATAG